The Microbacterium schleiferi genome contains the following window.
ATCCATAGCTTCCCCAGGCCTGTTAGGCAATGACGGCGTCGAGGGCCCGTGCGAGCCTCTCCGGATGCGTGAGCATCACCAAATGGCTTCCGTCGATCTCGATCGTGCGCGGACTATCAAGCCGCCCGGCCGCGGCCTGGTAGATCTCAGCGGGAACGGCCTGGTCCTGAGCGAGGAACACATAACTTGACGGGATGCTGCTCGCCCAGAACCGGTCGAGGCGGATCGGCTCATCGGACCAGCCTGCCGGCGCTGGGACGAGCCTCGGCTCGAGCGCGGCGAGCTGCTGCTGCTCGAACGGGGACATGTCCTGCATAGACGCGGCCCAGAGCTCAGGCGGCATGACGATGGTGTTGTCGTCGGACTGACTCGCAAGCGCCTTCGTCGCTGCGACCAACGGATCGGGGAGCACGTCGTTAATGGTCTCGCCGTCGCGCAGCACCCAGGCGTCGACGAAGACGACCCGGCCGATG
Protein-coding sequences here:
- a CDS encoding alpha/beta fold hydrolase: MQIVLVHGGWVGGWVWDGVADELRRMGHEVIAPTLRGLEDGDVDRSGVTMSMMARDLIDQVRELTQLDIVLVGHSGGGPLIQLVAEAMPERIGRVVFVDAWVLRDGETINDVLPDPLVAATKALASQSDDNTIVMPPELWAASMQDMSPFEQQQLAALEPRLVPAPAGWSDEPIRLDRFWASSIPSSYVFLAQDQAVPAEIYQAAAGRLDSPRTIEIDGSHLVMLTHPERLARALDAVIA